A window of Jannaschia sp. M317 contains these coding sequences:
- a CDS encoding UDP-N-acetylmuramoyl-L-alanyl-D-glutamate--2,6-diaminopimelate ligase, with translation MSKTLSELGLTGPEGLLVGGLAVDNRKVRSGDLFAALPGSATHGARFAGDALARGAVAVLTDPAGAAMLPEGATAITVEDPRAALAFAAALMAGAQPDCMVAVTGTNGKTSVASFTRQLWEAMGLAGVNIGTTGVEGAFHAPSAHTTPEPITLHRLLADMAGSGVTHAAMEASSHGLDQRRLEAVRLAAAGFTNLTQDHLDYHGTMEAYFAAKAGLFDRLLPGDGVAVINLDDPHGPDLAAACESRGQEVIGVGANEAARIRLTGQRFDATGQEVLFRWQDRAVSARLDLIGGFQAANALLAAGLVIAGGEDPAQVFAALPRLRGVRGRMELAATRAGGAAVFVDYAHTPDAVATALTALRPHVMGRIIAIVGAGGDRDRGKRPLMGQAAADHADVVIVTDDNPRSEDAASIRAAVKQGAPEAIEIGDRAEAILRGAGLLEPGDALLIMGKGHETGQTVGDMVLPFDDVEQASISVAALEGRA, from the coding sequence ATGAGCAAAACTCTGTCTGAACTTGGTCTGACCGGTCCCGAGGGCCTGCTGGTTGGCGGCTTGGCCGTAGACAATCGCAAGGTCCGGAGCGGCGATCTGTTTGCGGCGCTGCCCGGCTCTGCCACCCATGGCGCGCGGTTTGCGGGCGATGCGCTGGCGCGCGGTGCCGTGGCGGTCCTGACCGATCCCGCAGGCGCGGCGATGCTGCCCGAAGGCGCCACGGCGATCACGGTCGAGGATCCGCGCGCCGCGCTGGCCTTTGCCGCCGCGCTGATGGCGGGGGCGCAGCCAGACTGCATGGTCGCGGTGACGGGCACCAACGGCAAGACGTCGGTTGCCAGTTTCACGCGTCAACTCTGGGAGGCGATGGGCCTGGCTGGTGTGAACATCGGCACCACCGGCGTCGAAGGGGCCTTTCACGCACCTTCGGCCCATACCACGCCGGAACCGATCACCCTGCACCGCCTGCTGGCTGACATGGCGGGCTCAGGCGTGACCCATGCCGCGATGGAGGCCTCGTCCCACGGGCTCGATCAACGGCGGCTGGAGGCGGTGCGTCTGGCGGCGGCGGGGTTCACCAATCTGACGCAGGATCACCTGGATTATCACGGCACCATGGAGGCGTACTTTGCCGCCAAGGCGGGGCTATTCGACCGGCTTTTGCCCGGTGACGGCGTGGCGGTCATCAATCTGGACGATCCCCATGGCCCCGATCTGGCCGCCGCCTGCGAAAGCCGCGGGCAGGAGGTCATCGGCGTCGGGGCCAACGAGGCGGCGCGCATTCGCCTGACAGGCCAGCGGTTCGACGCAACCGGGCAGGAGGTTCTGTTCCGCTGGCAGGACCGGGCGGTGTCCGCCCGGCTGGATCTGATTGGCGGGTTCCAGGCGGCGAACGCGCTGCTGGCTGCGGGGCTGGTCATCGCCGGCGGCGAGGACCCGGCGCAGGTCTTCGCGGCGCTGCCCAGGTTGCGTGGCGTGCGCGGCCGGATGGAACTGGCCGCGACGCGAGCTGGCGGGGCTGCGGTTTTTGTCGACTACGCCCATACGCCGGACGCCGTGGCCACGGCGCTGACGGCGCTGCGCCCGCATGTCATGGGGCGGATCATCGCGATCGTGGGCGCGGGCGGCGACCGCGACCGGGGCAAGCGGCCCCTGATGGGGCAGGCGGCGGCGGATCACGCCGATGTTGTCATCGTCACCGACGACAACCCCCGCTCCGAAGATGCCGCGTCGATCCGTGCCGCCGTGAAGCAGGGCGCGCCGGAGGCCATTGAAATAGGCGACCGGGCCGAGGCCATCCTGCGGGGCGCCGGTCTGTTGGAGCCGGGCGACGCCCTGCTGATCATGGGCAAGGGCCACGAGACGGGGCAGACGGTGGGCGACATGGTCTTGCCGTTTGACGATGTGGAACAGGCGTCGATTTCCGTCGCCGCGCTGGAGGGACGGGCATGA